One window from the genome of Cryptomeria japonica chromosome 6, Sugi_1.0, whole genome shotgun sequence encodes:
- the LOC131072873 gene encoding transcription factor GTE4, with protein MASALLASRNETRDQQHRWVEKKVYMRKGSGKTGSSKPGFDFQQSRNGNGNSGRELVMAGGGGGREMVMAGGGSRDLVLAGGGHDRLEVAAMASDDSSSFNRKSINVNHDAAAMDRGLRDVDTFVTFNISSYSADRVRELRRKLTQELEQVRSLYGRLEAKEAQLRCGGGGYSNVNASYSASQFSGNDARNNYGGKEVTSGLAGNQGLGLAHGQRPLPLSIESNMTVGCDSGAAKEKRTPKANQYYRNSEFLTGKDKMPPPENKKSGIHKRSAQGKLDGREPKRPVADPVAGKQLAEVMKQCGLLLTKLMKHRFGWVFNTPVDVIGLGLHDYNAIIKHPMDLGTVKSKLNESQYGSPLDFAADIRLTFNNATTYNPEGHDVHGMAKLLLQFFEERWKPLIEKYEHEKRKLQFNSWSDDRFHGGVGQNVKQLPINEVQKKNLKKTEPILGPSPPPPKAAKPKSSSAARTPAPKKPKAKDPQKREMSFEEKQKLSGSLQSLPPEKLENIVQIIKKRNPALCQQEDEIEVDIDCFDTETLWELDRFVNNCKKNMSKNKKKATNGADQIQEAITNANNEVTTREKSPDAVPDDALKKANKKGDQGEEDVDIDDDMPSTNFPPVEIDKDKDGGYGSRSSSSSSSSSDSGSSSSDSDSGSSSGSDSEGEDANSAGAGSKALPARS; from the exons ATGGCTTCCGCGCTGCTGGCGAGTCGAAATGAGACGCGGGATCAGCAGCACCGTTGGGTGGAGAAAAAGGTTTACATGAGGAAGGGTTCCGGCAAAACGGGTTCATCGAAGCCCGGGTTCGATTTCCAGCAGTCTCGCAACGGTAACGGCAATAGCGGCCGTGAGCTAGTTATGGCCGGCGGCGGCGGCGGCCGTGAGATGGTAATGGCGGGCGGCGGTAGCCGTGACCTGGTTTTGGCCGGCGGCGGCCATGATAGGCTAGAGGTTGCGGCAATGGCGTCCGATGATTCGTCGAGCTTTAACAGGAAATCTATCAATGTTAACCATGATGCTGCAGCCATGGATAGGGGCCTGCGTGATGTGGATACTTTTGTTACTTTTAATATTAGTTCTTATTCTGCAGATAGGGTTCGAGAGCTAAGGAGAAAATTAACTCAGGAGTTAGAACAGGTTAGGAGTTTGTACGGTAGGTTAGAGGCCAAAGAAGCGCAGTTAAGGTGCGGCGGAGGTGGTTATTCCAATGTAAACGCTAGCTATAGCGCCTCTCAATTTTCAGGAAATGACGCTCGCAATAACTATGGTGGTAAGGAAGTGACCTCTGGTTTAGCGGGTAATCAAGGTTTAGGTTTAGCCCATGGTCAACGGCCTCTGCCTCTGAGCATTGAAAGTAATATGACCGTGGGGTGTGACAGTGGAGCTGCTAAGGAAAAACGAACCCCGAAGGCGAATCAGTACTATCGAAACTCAGAGTTTCTTACCGGCAAGGATAAGATGCCGCCGCCGGAAAATAAGAAGTCTGGTATTCATAAAAGATCTGCACAGGGTAAGTTGGATGGAAGGGAACCGAAGAGGCCAGTGGCTGATCCGGTTGCTGGTAAACAGCTGGCAGAAGTGATGAAACAGTGCGGGTTATTGTTAACGAAGCTGATGAAACACCGATTTGGGTGGGTTTTCAATACTCCGGTAGATGTTATTGGGCTAGGGTTACATGACTATAATGCGATAATTAAGCATCCCATGGATCTAGGCACTGTGAAATCAAAGCTTAATGAGAGTCAGTATGGCTCGCCTCTTGATTTTGCGGCGGATATAAGATTGACTTTTAATAATGCCACGACTTATAATCCAGAAGGGCATGATGTTCATGGCATGGCTAAGCTTCTGCTTCAGTTTTTCGAAGAGCGATGGAAGCCGCTTATTGAAAAGTATGAGCACGAGAAGAGGAAGCTTCAGTTTAATTCATGGTCGGATGATCGGTTCCATGGCGGTGTTGGTCAGAATGTGAAACAATTACCTATCAATGAGGTACAgaagaaaaatctgaaaaaaacCGAACCTATACTTGGCCCATCTCCGCCTCCACCTAAGGCGGCGAAGCCCAAGAGTAGTTCTGCGGCTCGAACCCCTGCTCCCAAAAAACCCAAGGCTAAAGACCCACAAAAGCGAGAAATGAGCTTCGAGGAGAAGCAGAAATTGAGTGGCAGCTTGCAGAGCCTGCCTCCGGAGAAGCTGGAGAATATTGTTCAGATCATCAAGAAGAGAAATCCCGCATTGTGCCAGCAGGAGGATGAGATTGAGGTTGATATTGATTGCTTTGATACGGAGACGCTTTGGGAGCTTGACAGGTTTGTCAATAACTGTAAGAAGAACATGAGCAAGAACAAGAAAAAGGCAACAAATGGGGCCGACCAAATACAAGAAGCAATTACTAATGCAAATAACGAGGTTACAACTAGGGAAAAG TCCCCCGATGCTGTGCCGGATGATGCCCTAAAGAAAGCGAACAAGAAGG GAGATCAAGGTGAAGAGGATGTTGATATAGACGATGATATGCCATCAACTAATTTCCCTCCTGTAGAGATCGATAAGGATAAGGATGGGGGATACGGAAGCAGATCAAGCAGTTCTAGTAGCTCTAGCAGTGATTCTGGTTCTTCTTCAAGTG ATTCTGATTCTGGGAGCTCTTCCGGGAGCGATTCAGAGGGCGAGGATGCAAATTCTGCTGGTGCAGGATCAAAGGCATTGCCCGCTAGGAGCTAA